A region of Paenibacillus sp. 37 DNA encodes the following proteins:
- a CDS encoding ABC transporter permease, protein MKTQPQAGKGVRISEIPGETVRKRKSVWHNLGKFKVLYLMFLPGVLFLLVNNYMPMFGVLIAFKNVNYADGIWGSPWSGWDNFKYLFSTSDAWEITRNTLAYNTVFIALNLFVGVGLAILLNEVKNKAMSKLYQSLMLLPYFLSMIVVSYLVLAFLGKDSGFMNSTILQMFGGQPIDWYSEPKYWPYILPLVNTWKNIGYYAVIYLAAVVGIDEEYYEAAVLDGATKWHQIRFITIPFLVPLIVIMTLLQIGRIFYADFSLFYQVPLESGALFPVTNVLDTYVYRTFLIGGDIGMSSAAGLYQAIVGFVLVLVSNTIVRRIDKDNALF, encoded by the coding sequence ATGAAGACACAACCCCAGGCGGGTAAGGGAGTACGGATATCGGAAATACCGGGAGAAACAGTCCGAAAGCGCAAGTCTGTGTGGCACAATCTTGGCAAATTCAAGGTGCTGTATCTCATGTTCTTGCCAGGTGTCCTGTTTCTGCTGGTGAACAACTATATGCCGATGTTCGGCGTTCTGATCGCATTCAAAAATGTAAACTATGCTGATGGTATTTGGGGTAGCCCATGGAGTGGATGGGACAATTTTAAATATTTGTTCTCCACCAGTGATGCATGGGAAATTACCCGAAATACACTCGCGTATAACACGGTGTTCATTGCACTGAATCTCTTTGTAGGTGTCGGGCTTGCTATTCTGCTCAATGAAGTGAAGAACAAGGCAATGTCCAAGTTATATCAATCACTTATGCTATTACCGTATTTCCTGTCCATGATTGTGGTCAGTTATCTGGTACTGGCTTTCCTGGGCAAGGATTCAGGCTTCATGAACTCAACGATTCTGCAGATGTTCGGTGGTCAGCCGATCGACTGGTATTCAGAGCCGAAGTATTGGCCGTATATTTTGCCACTGGTGAACACATGGAAGAATATTGGATATTATGCCGTCATTTATCTGGCAGCTGTCGTGGGTATCGATGAAGAATATTATGAAGCAGCTGTGCTTGATGGTGCAACCAAATGGCATCAGATACGCTTCATTACCATTCCGTTTCTCGTCCCATTAATCGTCATTATGACGTTATTGCAAATTGGCCGTATATTCTATGCAGACTTCAGTCTGTTCTACCAGGTTCCACTGGAATCAGGAGCGCTGTTCCCTGTAACGAATGTACTGGATACCTACGTATATCGTACGTTCCTTATCGGTGGAGATATCGGGATGTCATCAGCAGCCGGTCTATACCAAGCAATCGTTGGATTTGTGCTGGTTCTTGTATCCAATACCATCGTAAGGCGAATAGATAAAGATAATGCATTATTTTGA